A region of Bacteroidota bacterium DNA encodes the following proteins:
- a CDS encoding M48 family metalloprotease — protein sequence MENLPNIYEQQQRNRRSTVVIITLFILFFCFIGYGFDLFYFGVDPFGLLGDPSFGFPIATFVALLFGSMSAMYSLKGGALGILRSTNAFPVPADSQEYRMLQNVTDEMAIAAGLPRPQLYIVPDSDPNAFATGKDPEHSYIAVTEGLVGTLNREELQGVIAHEMSHIKNLDIRLMTVVAALIGGILLISDGMRNMMRFGGARAAGRSPGRRSRSGGPVVLILFAIWLLAVILAPLITQLLAMAVSRRREYLADASGAELTRNPLALASALEKLESADAPTASVKKGTAHLCIVDPLGRLINAKEGFTAELFGTHPPISKRITLLKAMAYQDTVRHPGPQAAKV from the coding sequence ATGGAGAATCTTCCCAATATTTACGAGCAACAGCAGCGGAACCGCAGATCCACCGTTGTCATCATCACGCTCTTCATCCTCTTTTTCTGTTTCATCGGTTACGGGTTCGACCTCTTTTACTTTGGCGTCGACCCGTTCGGCCTGCTTGGCGACCCCTCCTTCGGGTTCCCGATCGCGACCTTCGTCGCGCTTCTCTTCGGCTCCATGTCGGCCATGTACAGCCTGAAAGGGGGCGCTCTGGGAATCCTCCGGAGCACGAACGCCTTCCCGGTTCCGGCAGACTCCCAGGAGTACCGGATGTTGCAGAACGTCACAGATGAAATGGCCATCGCCGCCGGCCTCCCCCGCCCCCAGCTTTATATCGTCCCGGATTCCGACCCCAACGCGTTCGCGACGGGGAAGGACCCCGAACATTCCTACATCGCGGTCACCGAGGGGCTGGTCGGGACTCTTAATCGGGAAGAGCTCCAGGGAGTCATCGCCCACGAGATGAGCCATATCAAGAACCTCGACATCCGGCTGATGACCGTCGTCGCGGCGCTCATCGGGGGCATCCTCCTGATCTCCGACGGAATGCGCAACATGATGAGGTTCGGCGGCGCGAGGGCGGCCGGCAGATCACCGGGCCGGAGATCGCGAAGCGGAGGTCCGGTCGTATTGATTCTCTTTGCGATCTGGCTCCTTGCGGTCATTCTTGCTCCATTGATCACCCAGCTCCTGGCGATGGCGGTCTCCCGCAGGCGCGAGTATCTCGCCGACGCATCGGGCGCCGAGCTGACACGCAATCCTCTTGCCCTGGCGAGCGCGCTCGAGAAATTGGAATCGGCGGATGCGCCGACCGCCTCCGTCAAAAAAGGGACCGCCCATCTCTGCATCGTCGACCCGTTGGGAAGATTGATCAACGCGAAGGAAGGATTTACCGCCGAACTCTTCGGCACCCATCCGCCCATCTCCAAACGGATCACACTCCTGAAAGCGATGGCCTATCAAGACACCGTAAGACATCCGGGCCCTCAGGCGGCGAAGGTTTGA
- a CDS encoding LemA family protein, with translation MFALLPLLLIGAIAIWVVLKYNSLITAKNQVTNAWKGIDVQLKRRHDLIPNLVNAVKGYMEFEQETLRKVIEARNAAAGASSVADSAEKEGELSKVLSRLFALVENYPNLKANENVKSLMEELTSTENKVSFARQFYNDISTKFNIAQQTFPGNAIATLFKFQQVELFQVERAEEREAPTVDLSLKK, from the coding sequence ATGTTTGCATTGTTGCCATTGCTGCTGATCGGTGCGATCGCGATCTGGGTGGTGCTGAAGTACAATTCCCTCATCACCGCAAAAAACCAGGTCACAAACGCCTGGAAAGGGATCGACGTGCAGCTCAAGCGGCGCCACGACCTGATTCCCAACCTGGTGAACGCCGTCAAAGGGTACATGGAGTTCGAGCAGGAGACGCTTCGGAAGGTGATCGAAGCGCGCAATGCCGCGGCGGGCGCGAGCAGCGTGGCCGATTCCGCCGAGAAGGAAGGGGAGCTGTCAAAAGTCCTGTCCCGCCTCTTCGCCCTCGTCGAGAACTATCCTAATCTCAAGGCGAACGAGAACGTGAAGTCGCTGATGGAAGAGCTGACGAGCACCGAGAACAAGGTAAGCTTCGCCCGGCAGTTCTATAACGACATTTCGACAAAGTTTAATATCGCGCAGCAGACATTCCCGGGAAACGCCATTGCGACGCTCTTCAAGTTCCAGCAGGTGGAGCTCTTCCAGGTCGAGCGTGCGGAGGAACGGGAAGCCCCGACGGTGGACCTTTCGCTGAAGAAGTAG